The Fulvivirga ligni genome window below encodes:
- a CDS encoding glycosyltransferase family 2 protein: MPYELNISVVVPLYNEEESLPELCDWISRVMQTHGFTYEIILVDDGSQDTSWEVVQQLSLTNPSIKGIRFNRNFGKSAALNTGFKAAKGEVVISMDADLQDSPDEIPALYEMIHSGQYHMVSGWKKKRHDPLGKTLPSKFFNRITRIISGIKLHDFNCGLKAYHNRVVKNIHVYGEMHRYIPVIAKWNGFAKIGEKVVEHRARKYGYTKFGFTRIVGLLDLLSITFVSKFKRKPMHFFGTLGTLSFFAGLLITMFVIGDKLYRQYNAMEVRDATDQPLFFLALVALIIGVQLFLTGFLAEMMAMKSQSSNEYLVVEKIGVE, encoded by the coding sequence ATGCCATATGAATTGAATATTTCAGTAGTGGTTCCACTTTACAATGAAGAGGAATCACTACCAGAATTATGTGATTGGATAAGCCGTGTAATGCAAACGCACGGCTTTACTTATGAAATAATATTGGTGGATGATGGTAGTCAGGATACTTCCTGGGAAGTTGTACAGCAGCTTTCACTCACCAACCCATCTATAAAGGGAATTAGGTTTAACAGAAACTTTGGTAAATCTGCTGCCCTAAACACAGGTTTTAAAGCCGCTAAAGGTGAAGTAGTGATCTCCATGGATGCGGACCTGCAAGATAGTCCTGACGAGATACCAGCACTTTATGAAATGATTCATTCAGGTCAGTACCATATGGTTTCTGGTTGGAAAAAGAAGCGCCATGATCCTTTAGGTAAGACCCTCCCTTCAAAGTTTTTTAATAGAATCACAAGGATTATATCAGGCATTAAATTGCATGATTTCAATTGTGGTTTAAAAGCCTACCATAACAGGGTAGTTAAGAATATTCATGTTTATGGCGAAATGCATCGCTATATTCCTGTTATAGCAAAATGGAATGGCTTCGCCAAAATAGGAGAGAAAGTAGTAGAGCATAGAGCCAGAAAATATGGATATACCAAATTTGGTTTTACACGAATAGTAGGTCTGCTTGATTTGCTATCCATCACCTTCGTATCCAAGTTTAAACGTAAACCCATGCACTTTTTTGGTACATTGGGTACCCTTTCATTTTTCGCTGGCTTGCTCATCACCATGTTTGTAATTGGGGATAAATTGTATAGACAGTATAATGCAATGGAGGTAAGAGATGCTACTGATCAGCCGTTGTTCTTTCTTGCTTTGGTGGCATTGATCATTGGTGTGCAGCTGTTTTTGACGGGTTTTCTAGCCGAAATGATGGCTATGAAGTCGCAATCATCAAATGAATACCTGGTAGTAGAGAAGATAGGTGTAGAATAA
- a CDS encoding TolC family protein → MRYLLTFLFIAAVATAHAQTVYTLENIIDRAQAQSPAAKRAETLKENLYWQYRSYRSNYNPQLRLSGSAPDYNLDYFSNRLDDGTIVFQSREQINSYVNLGVEQPLKWTGGTISVNSNLSHFKDIQRDLTQYNTTLFNVLLEQPLFGFNSLRWDNRTEPLRFEESKRSYVEEMESISSVAVDRFFAYLSAQINLQIAQFNLANNDTIYKIEQGRYNIGTTSKDKLLQVELQLLRSREDVAEAQLDMETSRLLLRTYIGLSGDESIQLVLPDYIPEFEVKLGEALEYARQNRADYIAFERRKLEAQREVAQARANRFQTNLRASYGSNNASSDVDNLYIDPNNQVRANITFDIPILDWGRNKSRMRTAIANQRLVDYTIAQDEQTFEQEILTQVRQFDVLRTRLEITKKSDEVAQERYTVAQNRYLIGKIDITNLNIAQTEKDDAKRAYISALQAFWSAYFNLRRLTLYDFEANKLLYTHE, encoded by the coding sequence ATGAGATATTTACTAACTTTTTTATTCATTGCTGCAGTGGCTACAGCACATGCGCAGACTGTTTACACCCTGGAAAATATCATTGACAGGGCTCAGGCACAGTCTCCGGCCGCTAAAAGGGCAGAAACACTAAAGGAAAACCTTTATTGGCAGTACCGGTCATACCGATCTAATTATAATCCACAATTGAGATTAAGTGGTTCAGCACCAGACTATAACCTGGATTATTTTAGTAATAGGTTAGATGATGGTACCATCGTTTTTCAAAGTAGAGAGCAAATAAATTCCTACGTGAATTTAGGTGTGGAACAACCTTTAAAATGGACTGGGGGTACAATATCTGTTAACTCTAACCTTAGCCATTTCAAAGATATTCAGAGAGATTTAACACAGTATAATACTACGCTTTTCAATGTGCTGTTAGAACAGCCGCTTTTTGGTTTTAACAGCTTAAGATGGGATAATAGAACAGAACCTTTAAGATTTGAAGAGTCTAAGCGCAGTTATGTAGAAGAAATGGAATCTATCTCTTCAGTAGCTGTAGACAGGTTTTTTGCTTATCTATCAGCTCAAATCAATTTGCAGATTGCCCAGTTTAACCTGGCTAACAATGATACTATCTATAAAATTGAGCAAGGGAGGTACAACATTGGTACCACTTCGAAGGATAAACTTTTACAAGTGGAATTGCAGCTGTTGAGATCCAGGGAAGATGTGGCTGAAGCTCAATTAGATATGGAAACTTCCAGGTTGCTTTTAAGGACATATATTGGATTGTCGGGAGATGAATCAATACAATTGGTGTTGCCAGATTATATTCCAGAGTTTGAGGTGAAGCTGGGAGAAGCTTTGGAGTACGCCCGACAGAATAGAGCAGATTATATAGCGTTTGAGCGAAGGAAATTGGAGGCACAAAGGGAAGTGGCGCAAGCCAGGGCCAATAGGTTTCAGACAAACTTGAGGGCATCTTACGGTAGTAATAATGCCAGTTCAGATGTCGATAATCTTTACATAGATCCCAATAATCAGGTGAGAGCGAACATCACTTTCGATATTCCTATTTTAGATTGGGGACGAAACAAGTCCAGAATGCGTACTGCTATAGCTAATCAGCGATTGGTAGACTATACTATTGCCCAGGATGAGCAGACTTTTGAGCAGGAAATTCTCACGCAGGTAAGGCAGTTTGATGTATTGAGAACGCGTCTTGAAATTACTAAAAAGTCTGATGAGGTGGCTCAGGAAAGATATACTGTGGCTCAAAATCGCTATTTAATTGGTAAAATTGATATTACTAACCTTAATATAGCCCAAACAGAAAAAGATGATGCTAAAAGGGCATATATCAGTGCTTTACAGGCCTTTTGGTCGGCATATTTCAACTTAAGACGTCTGACCTTATATGATTTTGAGGCTAATAAGTTGCTTTATACTCACGAATAG
- a CDS encoding glycosyltransferase, translating to MFFSVVIPVYNRPDEVDELLESLTKQTYSNFEVLIIEDGSKFDCEFVMDKYGDVLNLTYYKKPNTGQGFSRNYGFERAKGEYFVVFDSDCIIPEHYFETVNNHLAEHKLDAYGGPDRALKTFTITQRAISYSMTSLFTTGGIRGGKKRMGAFHPRSFNMGISRKVFESTNGYIITRMGEDIEFSIRITEKGFKTGLIEDAYVYHKRRTSLSQFYKQLHFFGRARINISRFYPGEIKVVHLFPVIFTLGFIAMWLLPFVSTHLFLLAAFLVTFYFSLIFLDSLFKEKSFPVAVISVGAAFTQLFAYGIGFLQEGWRKITKK from the coding sequence ATGTTCTTTTCTGTAGTCATACCTGTATATAATCGTCCTGATGAGGTTGATGAATTATTAGAAAGCTTAACCAAACAGACTTATTCGAATTTTGAAGTCCTGATTATAGAGGACGGATCTAAGTTCGATTGTGAGTTTGTTATGGATAAATATGGTGATGTCTTAAATCTTACCTATTATAAAAAGCCTAATACTGGTCAGGGATTTTCTCGTAACTATGGTTTTGAAAGAGCTAAAGGGGAGTATTTTGTAGTATTTGACTCTGATTGCATAATTCCTGAGCACTATTTTGAAACTGTCAATAATCATCTTGCCGAGCATAAATTGGATGCTTATGGAGGCCCAGATCGGGCTTTAAAAACATTCACAATTACTCAGAGAGCCATCAGTTATTCTATGACCTCTTTATTTACCACCGGCGGTATTCGAGGAGGTAAAAAAAGAATGGGCGCGTTTCACCCCAGAAGCTTTAACATGGGTATATCCCGAAAAGTGTTTGAATCTACTAACGGATATATCATCACCAGAATGGGAGAGGATATAGAGTTCAGTATCAGGATTACAGAAAAAGGATTTAAGACGGGACTCATTGAGGATGCCTATGTGTATCATAAAAGGAGAACAAGTCTTTCTCAATTCTACAAGCAACTACATTTCTTCGGTAGAGCCAGAATAAACATTAGCAGATTTTATCCTGGAGAGATTAAAGTAGTTCATCTGTTTCCAGTGATTTTTACCTTAGGCTTTATTGCTATGTGGCTGCTTCCTTTTGTGAGCACGCATTTATTTTTACTAGCAGCCTTTCTAGTAACATTTTATTTTTCCCTAATCTTCCTGGATAGTCTTTTCAAAGAAAAGAGCTTTCCTGTAGCTGTAATCAGCGTGGGCGCAGCGTTTACTCAGCTATTTGCTTACGGCATTGGGTTCTTACAAGAAGGCTGGAGAAAAATCACCAAAAAGTGA
- a CDS encoding DUF4199 domain-containing protein yields the protein MKPLVRVPLKFGLIGAILGVVIILVLYFINRHPLLIPPFLDFRILLFAVFIFFAMKEFKDFYNNQMMNFWQGIVIGFIIYMVIGILVGLSIVIICQIMPGFLQTYIDGTVNGMMMQKDQLLHGGKITITEEEFNKQVVLLKNDTGAGTLFFDYLVKSTLIGFFVTLLLSVLMRRTEKRFSK from the coding sequence ATGAAACCGTTAGTAAGAGTACCGTTAAAATTTGGGTTGATAGGAGCGATATTGGGAGTGGTAATAATTTTGGTGCTTTATTTCATCAATCGTCATCCACTATTAATTCCACCATTCTTAGATTTTAGAATACTGCTGTTTGCCGTATTTATCTTTTTTGCCATGAAGGAGTTTAAGGATTTTTATAATAATCAGATGATGAACTTCTGGCAGGGGATTGTTATCGGTTTTATTATCTATATGGTGATAGGTATTCTGGTGGGGCTTTCCATCGTAATTATTTGCCAGATTATGCCAGGTTTTCTTCAAACTTATATAGACGGAACTGTTAATGGAATGATGATGCAGAAGGATCAACTTCTTCACGGAGGCAAGATTACCATTACAGAGGAGGAATTTAACAAGCAAGTAGTTCTACTAAAGAACGACACAGGTGCGGGTACTCTCTTTTTTGACTATTTGGTGAAGAGTACACTCATTGGATTCTTTGTAACGTTGTTACTGTCAGTTCTTATGAGAAGAACCGAGAAGCGTTTTTCGAAATAG
- a CDS encoding efflux RND transporter periplasmic adaptor subunit, giving the protein MKKALIIGGIVVSLVIIYFLVSGGETSGGAELISTVEKGDFEVKIITTGELEAKNSVEILGPSGLRNFRIYQVNIQNIAEEGTEVKKGDWIATLDPSELTGRISDLQTELDTKESEYTQTRLDTALQMRQARDELINLKYAVEEKEIVLEQSQYEPPATIKQAQIDLDKAKRAYSQAKENYKIKLEQNAAKMRIAGGYLGKIRRDFGDLMQLKESFQIKAPEDGMMIYRKGWDGKPIKEGSQISAWDPVVATLPDLSVMLSKTYVNEVDVRKVKVGQPVEIGLDAFPEKELKGKVISVANVGEQKPNTDAKVFQVSIQLEGHDPLLRPSMTTSNTIITKSVADVLHIPLESLHNKNDSITYVFKKEGLNITKQEVSVGETNADAAIILAGLEEGDKVYLSMPGDEDGDVDLLPELNGKRNQKKEEKPAKEEAEAKKDMRRPKGAR; this is encoded by the coding sequence ATGAAAAAGGCTTTAATCATAGGCGGCATTGTAGTATCGTTGGTCATTATCTATTTTTTAGTTAGTGGCGGAGAGACTTCAGGAGGCGCAGAACTCATTTCAACCGTAGAAAAAGGAGATTTTGAAGTAAAAATCATCACTACGGGAGAATTGGAAGCGAAGAATTCAGTGGAAATTTTAGGTCCATCAGGCCTTAGAAATTTCAGAATTTATCAAGTAAATATTCAGAATATTGCCGAGGAGGGCACAGAGGTGAAAAAAGGCGATTGGATTGCCACTCTGGATCCATCGGAGCTTACTGGTAGAATATCAGACTTGCAGACCGAATTAGATACCAAAGAATCTGAGTATACCCAAACCAGATTAGATACTGCCCTTCAAATGAGACAAGCCAGAGACGAGCTCATCAACCTGAAGTATGCAGTAGAAGAAAAGGAGATTGTTTTGGAACAGTCTCAGTATGAGCCACCGGCTACTATCAAACAAGCACAAATAGACTTAGATAAAGCAAAAAGAGCCTATAGCCAGGCAAAAGAAAATTATAAAATCAAGTTGGAGCAAAATGCCGCTAAAATGCGTATTGCAGGCGGTTATTTAGGTAAAATAAGACGTGATTTTGGAGATTTAATGCAATTGAAGGAGTCATTCCAGATAAAAGCACCAGAAGACGGTATGATGATTTATCGTAAGGGTTGGGATGGAAAGCCTATAAAAGAAGGTTCACAGATCAGTGCCTGGGATCCTGTAGTGGCCACATTACCAGATCTTTCAGTAATGCTTTCTAAAACTTATGTAAATGAAGTAGATGTTAGAAAAGTGAAAGTAGGGCAGCCTGTGGAAATAGGATTAGATGCCTTCCCTGAGAAAGAGCTGAAAGGAAAAGTAATTAGTGTAGCCAACGTGGGTGAACAAAAGCCGAATACTGATGCCAAAGTTTTCCAGGTGAGTATTCAGTTAGAAGGTCATGATCCTCTTTTGAGACCCTCTATGACTACTAGCAATACCATCATTACCAAGAGTGTGGCAGATGTACTTCACATTCCGCTTGAAAGTTTGCACAATAAGAATGATTCTATCACCTATGTTTTCAAAAAGGAAGGGTTGAACATCACCAAGCAGGAAGTTAGTGTGGGTGAAACCAATGCAGATGCAGCTATCATTTTAGCCGGACTTGAAGAAGGTGACAAAGTGTATCTATCAATGCCAGGCGATGAGGATGGTGATGTGGATTTACTCCCTGAGCTTAATGGAAAAAGAAATCAAAAGAAAGAAGAAAAGCCTGCTAAAGAAGAAGCTGAGGCGAAAAAGGACATGAGAAGACCAAAGGGAGCTAGATAA
- a CDS encoding class I SAM-dependent methyltransferase: MKTLISYVIRFIPRTVLQRISVPALKVTGFFLKGNKVTCPIINKSYSKFLPYGRINPRPNALCPDSLSLERHRLIWLYLNEKTGFFNKKLHFLHIAPEQCFLKPFEKQHGEGYITGDLFSPLAKVKMDVHEIPFEANTFDAAMCNHVMEHVDDDIKAMSEICRVLKPSGWAIIQIPFFSPVPDVTFEDKSITGPREREKAYGQDDHVRLYGKDYPERLRKAGFEVTEDDYVKKLPTEDVERYALPKGEIIYFCRKPA; this comes from the coding sequence ATGAAAACACTAATTAGCTACGTCATTCGGTTTATCCCCCGAACTGTGTTACAAAGGATAAGTGTACCAGCATTGAAGGTTACTGGCTTTTTCTTAAAAGGTAACAAAGTAACCTGCCCAATTATCAATAAAAGCTACTCTAAATTTCTTCCCTACGGGCGTATCAACCCACGTCCTAACGCACTTTGCCCAGATTCATTATCTCTTGAAAGACATAGACTTATCTGGCTTTACCTTAATGAGAAGACGGGCTTCTTTAATAAAAAGTTACATTTTCTTCACATAGCTCCGGAGCAGTGTTTTCTGAAGCCTTTCGAAAAGCAGCATGGTGAAGGATATATCACTGGCGATTTATTCTCTCCCTTGGCTAAAGTGAAGATGGATGTTCACGAAATCCCCTTTGAAGCTAATACCTTCGATGCCGCCATGTGCAACCACGTAATGGAGCACGTAGATGATGACATTAAGGCTATGAGTGAAATCTGCAGAGTTTTAAAACCAAGCGGATGGGCTATCATTCAAATTCCGTTTTTCAGCCCTGTACCAGATGTTACTTTTGAGGACAAGAGCATAACCGGTCCGCGTGAAAGAGAAAAGGCCTACGGACAAGATGATCATGTAAGACTGTACGGAAAAGATTACCCTGAAAGACTAAGAAAAGCCGGCTTTGAGGTAACTGAAGATGACTACGTAAAGAAATTACCTACAGAAGACGTTGAGCGTTATGCTTTACCTAAAGGAGAGATTATTTATTTCTGTAGAAAACCTGCTTAA
- a CDS encoding ABC transporter permease — MINQRVLANFYIALEAVMANRVRSILTALGIIFGVAAVIAMLAIGNGAQQEILEQIKLVGVNNIVISPIVEQKEENLAEGEAGSQKKKFSPGLTTRDVSSIKRAIPAVKTISPEIILDTYIIKNGVRRSAKLVGVEPSYFKITNFELLEGKMFNDDQLKRGSPVCIIGKSIQAKFFPTEDPIGKTIKCGNNWLTIVGVLKERIISEHSINNLGIRDYNMDVYTPLQTVLIRYRNRDLITQAMIQQANQASFGRGGTDESAEEEAERENYNQLDRLVVQVDETQLLNPTADVLSRMLQRRHFDVVDFEIEIPELLLKQQQRTNDIFNYVLGAIAGISLLVGGIGIMNIMLASVLERIKEIGLRLSLGARKSDIVNQFLFESVMISVTGGIIGIILGVTLAYVVSEFADIPTIVSITSIILSFGVAATVGLIFGIAPARRAAQQDPISSLRYE; from the coding sequence ATGATTAATCAAAGAGTTTTAGCAAATTTCTACATTGCTCTGGAGGCTGTTATGGCCAACCGTGTCAGATCTATTCTTACAGCGCTGGGAATCATATTTGGGGTGGCGGCAGTTATTGCCATGTTAGCCATAGGTAATGGAGCTCAGCAGGAGATTTTGGAGCAAATTAAGTTAGTGGGTGTTAATAACATTGTAATATCACCCATAGTAGAGCAAAAGGAAGAGAACCTGGCAGAAGGTGAGGCTGGTAGCCAAAAGAAAAAATTCTCTCCTGGGTTAACTACTAGAGACGTCAGTTCTATTAAAAGAGCCATTCCGGCGGTGAAAACCATTAGTCCGGAGATTATTCTGGATACCTATATTATCAAAAATGGTGTACGCCGTTCAGCAAAGTTGGTAGGTGTGGAGCCAAGCTATTTTAAGATTACCAACTTCGAACTTTTGGAAGGTAAGATGTTTAATGATGACCAACTCAAACGTGGTTCACCGGTTTGCATCATTGGAAAATCTATCCAAGCCAAATTCTTTCCTACTGAAGACCCAATTGGTAAAACAATCAAGTGTGGTAATAACTGGCTCACTATTGTGGGGGTGTTGAAAGAAAGGATTATCAGTGAACACAGTATCAATAACCTCGGAATCAGGGATTATAATATGGATGTGTACACGCCTCTTCAAACGGTACTTATCAGGTATAGAAATAGAGATTTGATTACGCAAGCTATGATCCAGCAGGCTAACCAGGCCAGCTTTGGTCGTGGAGGCACGGATGAGTCTGCTGAGGAAGAAGCTGAAAGAGAAAACTACAATCAGTTAGATAGATTGGTGGTGCAAGTGGATGAAACACAGCTGCTTAACCCAACAGCAGATGTGCTTTCCAGAATGTTACAAAGGCGCCATTTCGATGTGGTAGATTTTGAAATTGAAATTCCGGAGCTTTTACTAAAACAGCAGCAAAGAACCAATGACATCTTCAACTATGTACTTGGAGCCATTGCCGGCATTTCGCTACTGGTTGGCGGTATTGGTATTATGAATATCATGCTGGCATCGGTTTTAGAAAGGATAAAGGAGATAGGTTTGAGATTATCCCTTGGAGCTAGGAAGAGTGACATAGTAAATCAGTTTCTTTTCGAGTCTGTAATGATCAGTGTTACAGGAGGTATTATTGGAATTATTCTAGGGGTGACGCTGGCTTATGTGGTGTCCGAGTTCGCGGATATTCCAACTATTGTGTCCATCACTTCTATCATATTATCCTTCGGAGTAGCGGCCACGGTTGGGCTTATCTTTGGTATAGCACCAGCCCGTAGAGCAGCACAACAAGATCCTATTTCATCATTAAGATACGAGTAA
- a CDS encoding DUF4199 domain-containing protein, producing the protein MSENMLDNSGLSERASIKSVSVKWGLISGAIGIVFYLILMLGELYTVTGVSFVGLIPFVIVILMAMKEFKANGDGYMSYGEGLKIAVLISLIGGAMLAVFSLIYTQLIDTEMIARMREEVVMKLEEQGKSDEEIEMGMKFVDVFSNPYLGFILTIIKNVFVGFILSLVISAIAKNNNPELEV; encoded by the coding sequence ATGAGTGAGAATATGCTAGATAATTCAGGCTTATCAGAAAGAGCCTCTATTAAATCTGTTTCAGTAAAGTGGGGCCTGATTTCAGGAGCCATTGGTATTGTTTTTTACCTAATATTAATGTTAGGTGAATTATACACTGTGACCGGCGTGAGCTTTGTTGGTCTAATACCTTTTGTCATAGTAATATTAATGGCAATGAAAGAATTTAAAGCTAACGGAGATGGCTATATGTCATATGGAGAAGGTTTAAAAATTGCTGTTTTAATAAGTTTAATCGGTGGAGCTATGCTTGCTGTATTTTCTTTGATTTATACTCAATTGATTGATACAGAGATGATTGCTAGAATGCGCGAAGAGGTGGTGATGAAGCTTGAGGAGCAAGGAAAGTCTGATGAGGAAATAGAAATGGGTATGAAGTTCGTAGATGTATTTTCAAATCCATATCTTGGTTTTATTTTAACCATTATAAAAAATGTTTTCGTTGGTTTTATCTTATCTTTGGTCATTAGTGCTATTGCTAAAAACAATAATCCTGAGCTTGAGGTGTAA
- a CDS encoding dihydroorotase, producing the protein MKNILIKSAQIINEGSPFHGKKTNVQIKNGKIVYIGDNTPKADKTIEAKGMYLSAGWFDMRAVFADPGSEHKEDLRSGVATAAAGGFTGVAVLPNNHPVTQGKNDVKYLQSINTESLTQIYPIAAVTLGCKGEELTEMIDLHTAGAAAFSDGLNPIWHTDILLKSLQYLQKFNGLLINKPEDVHLSMFGVMNEGLNSTRLGMKGIPTLAEELIVQRDLELLAYAGGRLHFTNISSPKSINLIKEAKKKGLQVTCDMAAYQTDFSDDDLMGFDANYKVSPPFRTEKDNKALKKGLKEGVIDILVSNHNPQDEDDKKLEFDLAEFGITSLQTVAHNIATLSADVDMAELIKKVTSAPREVLGLANPLISEGEEANVTLFDPNHEWTLDGKSNHSKSENSPYWKQKIKGKAIATFNNGISYIDKI; encoded by the coding sequence ATGAAAAACATACTTATTAAATCAGCACAAATTATCAATGAGGGTTCACCTTTTCATGGTAAGAAAACCAATGTGCAGATTAAGAATGGAAAGATTGTATACATAGGTGATAACACCCCGAAGGCCGATAAAACCATTGAGGCTAAAGGCATGTATCTTTCTGCTGGTTGGTTTGATATGAGGGCGGTTTTTGCAGATCCGGGCTCTGAACATAAGGAAGATCTAAGGTCGGGTGTCGCTACTGCTGCGGCAGGTGGTTTTACCGGAGTAGCCGTTCTGCCCAATAATCATCCGGTAACTCAGGGTAAGAATGATGTGAAATACCTGCAATCAATAAATACTGAGTCACTGACTCAAATTTATCCGATAGCGGCAGTAACGCTGGGTTGTAAGGGTGAAGAGCTTACTGAAATGATAGATTTGCACACGGCCGGTGCCGCTGCTTTCTCAGATGGTTTGAACCCGATATGGCATACAGACATTCTTTTGAAGTCACTTCAATATTTACAAAAGTTCAATGGCCTTTTGATTAATAAGCCGGAAGATGTGCATTTGAGTATGTTTGGCGTAATGAATGAAGGCTTAAATAGCACAAGATTAGGTATGAAGGGAATTCCTACGCTGGCCGAAGAGCTTATTGTGCAGAGAGATCTTGAGCTATTAGCTTATGCTGGAGGAAGGTTACATTTCACCAATATCTCATCACCGAAGTCAATTAACTTAATCAAAGAAGCTAAGAAAAAGGGCTTACAGGTAACTTGTGATATGGCTGCCTACCAAACTGACTTTAGTGATGATGATCTGATGGGGTTTGATGCTAATTATAAAGTAAGCCCACCATTCAGAACAGAGAAGGATAATAAAGCCCTGAAGAAAGGTTTAAAAGAAGGAGTAATCGATATACTGGTTTCTAATCACAACCCTCAGGATGAAGATGATAAGAAGCTGGAGTTTGATCTGGCTGAGTTTGGTATTACCAGTTTGCAGACGGTAGCGCATAACATTGCTACATTATCGGCAGATGTAGATATGGCGGAGCTGATTAAAAAAGTCACATCTGCACCTCGAGAAGTATTAGGTTTAGCCAATCCGCTAATCAGTGAAGGTGAGGAGGCGAATGTCACCCTTTTTGACCCTAACCATGAGTGGACTCTGGATGGAAAGAGTAATCATTCAAAGTCAGAAAATTCACCATACTGGAAGCAAAAAATTAAAGGAAAGGCCATTGCTACTTTCAATAATGGCATAAGTTATATTGATAAAATTTAG